The following proteins come from a genomic window of Pseudomonas sp. J452:
- a CDS encoding SDR family NAD(P)-dependent oxidoreductase codes for MKRIWLTGASSGIGAALAEILLHQGHHLTVSARNAGALQALAERFPQQVLLAPGDLSDAEQVQAIGERITEHWGVLDTVILNAGTCEYVDTRHFEAAMIERVMRANLFSASYCIEAALPLLRQSAQPHLVGVGSSVTYLPLPRAEAYGASKAAMRYLFETLRIDLAAEDIAVTLVSPGFVDTPLTQKNDFPMPMRWPVEKAARHIAERLDKRPYEIAFPGPFIATLLLLAHMPKGLQLAIGKRMARTSNAESNA; via the coding sequence ATCACCTGACCGTCAGCGCGCGCAATGCCGGCGCCCTGCAGGCCCTCGCCGAACGCTTCCCGCAGCAGGTGTTGCTGGCCCCCGGCGACCTCAGCGATGCCGAACAGGTCCAGGCCATCGGCGAGCGCATCACGGAACACTGGGGCGTGCTCGACACGGTGATCCTCAATGCCGGCACCTGCGAGTACGTGGACACCCGCCACTTCGAGGCGGCGATGATCGAACGGGTGATGCGCGCCAACCTGTTCTCCGCCAGCTACTGCATCGAGGCCGCCCTGCCGCTGCTACGGCAGAGCGCCCAACCGCACCTGGTCGGCGTCGGCAGTTCGGTGACCTACCTGCCGCTCCCCCGCGCGGAAGCCTACGGCGCGTCCAAGGCGGCCATGCGCTACCTGTTCGAGACCCTGCGCATCGACCTGGCCGCCGAGGACATCGCCGTCACCCTGGTCAGTCCGGGCTTCGTCGACACCCCGCTGACGCAGAAAAACGACTTCCCCATGCCGATGCGCTGGCCGGTCGAGAAAGCCGCCCGCCACATCGCCGAGCGCCTGGACAAGCGTCCCTACGAAATCGCCTTCCCCGGCCCGTTCATCGCCACCCTGCTGCTACTCGCCCACATGCCCAAGGGCCTGCAACTGGCCATCGGCAAGCGCATGGCACGTACCTCCAACGCGGAATCCAACGCATGA